The Xyrauchen texanus isolate HMW12.3.18 chromosome 49, RBS_HiC_50CHRs, whole genome shotgun sequence genome contains the following window.
taatggaattttatgacttttttgttttgtttgagatAATTACTTGTATTCATTCATCAACCTAAATAATGTTTAAGACATCTGCACTTGTATTCATTAACAAAACATGGCAAAAAGTAGTAATCTGCTGTACTCCCAATTAGAACAACTGAACGCATTGTGTACTGGTGCTAAAACTCTTGTCTTGAGGACTACATCTCTCCACATATGCTTGCACTTTTAGTTATATTATTTACATGATTCATCCTTATCCTAGTTAAAATCATTTTCTTTAATCCATTTCCTTCTTTTAGACTTTGAGCCTGTGAGCTCTGACTGAATTACATGGCAGAAAATTTATCTAATTAAGAGAGCAGTCAATTGTCCAGACAGCATAAATCCTGTCCCCACCTTCCACCTGAAATGTCCAATTACTTACTACAAATAGTTTAAggattaatttgttttaattaaatttatttatttaggcttgtaaaaacagtaaaacacatttaaaagatGGCTAAATTATAAACTGCATTCTTGcttgttcacccaaatattataattctctcataatttactcaccctcatgccatccaggatgtgtatgactttcttttttctgctgaacacaaattaagatatttagaatatccaaactctgtaggtccatacaatgcaagtgaatggtgtccaaaactttgaaggtccaaaaaacacaaaggcagcataagtcatccataagacttcagtggtttaatcaatgtcttcagaaggaaTATTATGGgcatgggtgagaaacggatcaatatttaagtcccttttttaatataaatctccacttttccattctgcttttgttttttggtcatcagcattcttcgtgcatatcgccacctactggtcagggctggtcaaaggtgggaATTTTTAGGAAagtgacttaattattgatctgtttctctgaagatatggattactttttggagctttttgaCAGTATTTGTGTCTGTGGAAGTTATCTTGCGTTGGAAATATCACATCTCACAGAAGCACTTCTGTTCCCTCAGATTGAGTTCCCAAATAAACATTGGCTACCTGAGCACATGCTGCCTGACCTGGAGAAGCTACTTCCAATGAGAGATCATGCCATGGTGTTGGATGATATGGAAGAGGTTGACCTCTGTGAAATAGACTATGAAAGCCAAAAGAGAAACTACAGTGGTGAAGCCTATGACGAAGATGAAGGCCCCAGGCAGGGTGGAGTCCAATGCCAGACTCAGTGAATGTCATATTTAATGGGATTATTTGTGCAGCATTTTTCTAAAatgacagcaaatgtacactgaaaGATAGGACAGTTAAATGCAATCACTGGCGATGAATTCCCCCAATACCAAAGCCTTAAGAGATGGACCATTTTCTTGCCATGTTTGTTTTGAAGCATCTTGCAAGAAAGAACCTGGGATATCAAGCAATTACCACcaaaaatgcatattataagtacATTGAATTATTGCAAATATTTTGGATGAAAATCTGGATGGTAATCCACTTAAGAACTGAATTTAATAGTAACTGCATTGTTAATTTTTGCTTGCAAATTAATCAGTCTGTGAATGAGTACATGATGCAGTACCTTTTACGTTTCAGTAGATGTGCAAGTGTGTCATGTGTAAACTGCACTTTTTTTTGTCTGACATGAAAAATTCCAGTTGAAATTTTCTATTTGTACACTTTCTTAGGTGTTGGTTTAATACATGTTTACCATGTTAAGTTTAATTCTCCTAAAATTGTTCTGTTtttcacaaataaaacatttccttCCTTTCTCATTAATGTTAGTATACATTATCAAGCTGAATGCAATGGGCTGAATGTAGAAAAGGCTAAATTTTGCCTGTCTATGCACAAAACAATCTACAATCTTAATGCATATCACCAGGGTGAGATTTGCTATAAACATCTAAATCTATTTGTAACAAGGTTTGGGAGAGGAGGAAGCGGGGACCAGATTAACAATTAAAAAGACTTTAATCAACACAAATGCTGAACTTAAACATAACAATAGACGCTggcacacacacagctctgtgtgtgtgtgtgtctctctctctctctggcatcccagTCTCCTTTAGCTCTATGATTGGGCAACTCTGCACCAGGTGTGCATCCTCCTCCCTGTCATCACTATTGTTTTCTACTTAATTTCACATCAGAAACCCAATGAAAGATAGATTTAACAATATCCTCAAAATAAATGGTCTTCAAAATCTTTGCAACCTTAAAATAGAGATGTTACGAATTGCATATGTGGCTATAAGGGCCAATTATTGAGTGAATAAGAAGTGCAAAGGTCACCGTAAGAATATAGTTTAAGCCAGTGCTTTTATGCAGAAGAAATTCTATTCTGAAAATCAAACTGATAACATGGTAGAAAGAACCTGCCAGGTACTGTTCCTAATCGCATTTAATGTTCATTCATTGTAATCAATGAAAAGGTAAGGCATTAAACAGCACAATTTCTTTGTATTCAAAGCATTATTACTTTTCCAATTTCCATTCTTCTCAGTGTTGCTTTCTTCTGAAAGAACCACCTATACCAAATGGAAAAGAAAAGATGTCACTTAGCTTCAGGCTTCACCACCACATGAACTACAGCAGAGCAGTGTGAGACATTGCAGAAGATATAATGATATTCATTTGTAATTAATTCTAATGCTACAACTACAAATCTCTGACTTTAGTGGTAACCCAGAGTAGATGCAACGTGTGTAACACCACATATACAAACCCTCAGTGAGCCTGGCTTTCCCTCCTGTGGGCTGGCACAGCACAGTTGAACACCCAACACACAGCACTACTGTCTGTGCATGACTAAACACTGCTGTGATCTTATAACAACCTAAACAGTGAACAAAAAGAGAACACATATtcagaattatattttttgtaagaCACAGAATCATTCATGTTCTTCAACCAAGTAGCACTTACAAGAAATGTGACTGTATttgctacaacaacaaaaaaaatcactattaacatctagggtgaccacctggctaatGCTCtattgcaggtcagcagacctgattttgcaggACAATGCGGGACATGAGGGAGAGATAATTTACTATTATTGTacaaggtgaataaatattgattttacatTAGATGTCTTTTTACAGCGATGTTAACATGCTTTAAATCGATTATAGGCACTGACCGGcactgtgaacgtcactcagtttggcataaggtctatgaTATAAACTAATATTAACAGCACGGACCTATTCAACCtaaaaataataaagtgaaaataataatctaaccattaaaaaacacatttccaaAACAGCACACAAATTCCATTAGGacagactagaaagattaaatgcgttcttaccggattCAGTGCatcttaaatttatattttttgtctgatctggcagcTTTGAGTAGAGCCTTCTCATTCATTACGTGTCTGTCTCCTTTCACCAGGAGTTTACTTTTTATGAGGTCCACAGCCACTcggttccttgtctctgtccacgcagcggtcaacaccctctccacgaacgcgttggtgacaggaatgctcaaagccaaagatatcagagctgtcatgtttgggtgaCTGAagtgcttcagcagagctgtccgtaaAACTTCGGTGGCATATCCTGCACTCTCCTTATTTAgagtcacctgtaactggtttttaCCATGTATATTTTTTCTCAGGAGCTAGAGAAGGAAAGTAAAAtgtttctgttgcagttttttttctcagAGTTTTCCCATTCTGGTCAGAACCAAAAATGGttgcgctgcgcatgttcagtgttttcttactaactttttttattgtggaaatataatttaaaggacgatgaaataaaacgatgcagaaataataacaaaaaataatacagacaaaattgaaatgtggGACATGTGGGACCAAGCTTCCAATATCGGGGAGGTCCCATACTCATGCTATAACACAACATAAATTATACAGTCAAATATAACCCCTACTACATTATCCAgttgtttcttctgcagatttTATACCTGGACATTTCACATCCATGAAGTAAGAGTTGGGACTTTGCACAAGTCTCTTCTTCTTGTGCTGTCTTCTCTCGAAATCAAAGGAAGGGTTGAGCAGTTCTTTGGCCAGCTGTTTCAGaagaaacaaatacataaaatgttacatATTATTAGGCcaaatataaatacacacacttgtacatacatacatataatacatacattatacatactgtgtgtgtgtgtatacacaaacgcacacaggtggccaaaagtttagaataatgttcagattttgctcttatggaaagatattAGTACCTAGTATTCACATGTGCCATTCAagtgatcacaatatatagtcaggacatgaaCAACGTGAAAAAtggctattacaatttgaattgtttttttcataacttcttaaactatttcaaagagttctcctcaaaaaatcctccacatgcagcaatgacagctttacagatccttgacattccagctgtcagtttgtccagatactcaggtgacatttcaccccacacttcctgtagcacttgccatagatgtggatgtaatgtctggcacttctcacgcaccttacagtctagctgatcccacaaaagctcaatggggttaagatccataacactcttttccaattatctattgtccaatgtatgtgtttctttgcccactctaaccttttctttttctgttccaaagttgctttttatttgcaattattttcctgagtcttctcttcactcttgtaaatgaaactggtgttaTTAAACTAGCCCTCTTCTTATCTGAATTAATCTATTATGTTTTGTCTCAATATTTTTTATGAAGCGTAAGTACGAACTTTGGGTAACAATGCACCAGTTATTTAACCTCAACTGGCAGTAACAGTGACCTTCTCCCCCTAGTGGTTAATTCAGTGGCTGCACCACTAAagtcattatttgtttatttatttattaagtattcTTATATTAGTAACTTTATTTAATGTATGTGCTTAATGCATGtgaatttattaacttttttatcTTATGTATTATTGTGGCTTTTTTGCTATGTAATAAAAATTTTCAACAGTACTGGAAACAGTACTGTTTCTAAATGTAAAAAgcattgacattttttattaaataggtcatatatatatatatatatgtgtgtgtgtgtgtgtgtgtgtgtttgacacagGTCAATGAACAACAGCTTTAAGACAGTAATATTGTGATCTAACGGATTCCTGTTGAGGGCTCTAGTGGAAAAGATAAGCAAAATCTAATCATGTTCTccatttaaaacattgtttatctaATATATCCATGCCTTGCTTTTCACAACTGAGGATCGAATACCGTTTATTAGTAGGCTTCATATGATGGGTGAcataatgtaaattatattgatTTTGGTGTTACTGTGTGCCAGCGTCCTCCTAGAAACTACATTGACCAATCACGCAGGCGCATAGCAGTGACATCACTAAAGAGGCCCCGCCTCTCCGgactgtatgattttctgtcaaTGCCATGAACAAGGGAAACGGTGCACTGTCGGTCAAAAAGGGAATACCGGCTTGGTAAATGGCGAAAACCTACGATTATCTGTTCAAACTCTTGCTCATAGGGGACAGTGGAGTGGGAAAGACATGTCTCCTGTTCAGATTCAGCGAGGACGCGTTCAACACCACCTTCATCTCCACAATCGGTCAGTTCACCGGTAATATGGGTATAGTGAAAGCGTCCCGTTATATGCGAGGAAGGACAATAGTATCCTAGTGATCACTTAGTTGAAACTGTAATAATTAcgttacttttttcttttgcttaGGTAAAGTAGTTTAGAAAgcaactgttttattttatttttataatcaataatgtggttatgtaaaatattaaaacatctgGATATGTATTTGGAAATGCAGGCCTTTGAGTAAATACTATTCAACTTGcttatttatcaaaatgtaaaaataaacaaatagacaGATAAACATAGATAGGTAGATATAATGTACActctatataatgtatgtatataaaatgtatatagatatacatatactATAGAAACAAGGCTGTTGGCTCTCTGAAGCTGTGAGAGTTATATTTGGCTGAGGACAGATTTATCTACTTTTAACCTGTTAAACCCCGCACAGTAATGGCGTTTTATAAGTTCAAGGAGTCCACACAAGAGAAATGCAAACATTTGAATGGGCTATATATGCATTCTGTGTTTTCATTCAGTGTCCTGTAATGCTAATGGTCCCAAGTCAAGTTTATTGAAGTATTCATGTTTGAAAAGATGTTAGATGTTAGAAAAACATTCTTACTATTTCTCCCAGGCTTAAAGCATATCAAataccccaaacctaaccatgattttaataggaaaatttACCTTTGTGAACCACtcacagaaaaatgaaaagtaattGACATACAGTACACCAGTCATTTGTTTTGCATTAAtacatatggaatgagtaacctaTTATTTTCAAGGATGCTTCTTTTCTCATAATTAATTGTTGGATAGGTGGCTAGCTAAAATGTTATGCCTGTATTGTGTAAATTTGAAATTCTTTGTGTTGATTgtttggtctctatgggaataaaaatcGTAcctttttgtacgagccaagtcgatatcttacgattttgccatctcctatgaattattatgagttgtcatgagactatgttggattATTTTCAGTACAACAGCTAGAGACAGAATTACAGAAGAATAGCATATTTACTGAATAATACGAACACAATAATACAAATAggtctatgtgtgtgtgaatgtatgtatgaGAACTTTGCAGGGGTGTATCTCGAGTCTTGCTGCACAGAGAGTTTAGTCATATCCTTTGTCAGTTTTTCCATCTGTTTAAAATGTCACCATCCCCTGCCTTTGTTTGCAATGTAGTGGGGTTTctaaaggccgaaacatacttcaTGCAAGTACGCGAACACTGATGTGAGTGCCTGGCTAACGCATGGCCTATGCGTGGTCCCGTTGTACTTACTTAACGTGCGCTCTTACGTTGCTCTGGCGGTTACAAACCTCACACCACAAGGGGGCGATTGAGGTTTTTTAGGCACCACGAAACCGAATCATGAAAATTTGACTCTGTGGTCCAGTGTATTATGAAGTCAAAAAGCCATCCCAACATGTTCAATATGACTGGATATCCATAGCTAGTTGCGGCATCTCCGCTGCGGACACCTTTCCATATCTTCCAGGCTCGGACAAATCGCGCCCGTATTTGTTTCAATTTTCTCTTTACAACGTCATTATCAGAATTTAGGGAAGCTGCAATTTCTTGCCCAGCATTTTCAACCGTTGGTTTATTTGAATGGAGAGGGGACGATGGGTTgcaaatatgtttgtataatctaACTTGTTCGGCAAGACTTTTCTCAAATTGCTGCTCCGTCGTGACAGTTGTTGACTGAAAACAGAAAATCCAC
Protein-coding sequences here:
- the LOC127640287 gene encoding 40S ribosomal protein S27-like, whose amino-acid sequence is MYLFLLKQLAKELLNPSFDFERRQHKKKRLVQSPNSYFMDVKCPGCYKITAVFSHAQTVVLCVGCSTVLCQPTGGKARLTEGGSFRRKQH